A genome region from Myroides fluvii includes the following:
- a CDS encoding DUF7507 domain-containing protein translates to MKTKILFFVGVFYFSGLPSVEAKSKTPILVHAAPVSKTQKTENKKEVKVFSNLQEEEECFNDIEGKGFGWLYAEGRAPSNPIVENFQQPGTDRGFVLDIYKLDNSFNMIINGVRLHTEELEFQISGTTGQNVRFKADGARWELNGIVDIWKINNTETIDLITRENNPTPAVRVSIDKNGNVKLSGKRSTTDALEELEVFNRATNAVVPLTIVPWNTGADNVIQVTQSVSGPTQIQGFGYGLSVRECENIDLSLVKEVKKQEEGEAVFLLTVKNNSDKFDDDQVKVEDLLPSGYEFIAYTASQGTYDEVTGIWEVGTLTTQQTATIEIRVKIKSKGEYMNEASVSGSYPDRNLENNNSKAIVALGKLTFTKKFVDKDYILVGDLIEYTIVVKNVGQTIVEDIVLVDENANQGSLIPAEIKRLSPGEEVAVKALHTITLEDFRAKKVINQAALVGQTSSGTLTLVSDDPTTAMRNDPTITPIKYQADLHAVKDDSASYYKPGQTTTYQIVVENKGPGSAIDVKVEDPMPMIDKKKWTSSLGTSGIGDLNEVIPFLQVGDKVTYTVEIEIPASHRGKFINTVYVAAEDNEDPVLPCETCTDINYQEMFIPRGISPNLDGKNDVFDLSDYDIAQVKIFNRLGIEVYSASPYKNEWYGQHASSSTLLPSGTYFYIIHNILGDKHTGWIQLLY, encoded by the coding sequence ATGAAAACAAAGATTTTATTTTTTGTAGGTGTATTCTATTTTAGTGGTTTGCCCAGTGTCGAGGCTAAGAGTAAAACACCTATTCTCGTGCATGCTGCACCAGTTTCAAAAACACAAAAAACAGAAAACAAAAAAGAGGTAAAAGTATTTTCAAATTTACAGGAGGAAGAGGAATGTTTTAATGATATAGAGGGAAAAGGATTTGGGTGGCTTTATGCAGAAGGTCGTGCACCTAGTAATCCCATTGTTGAGAACTTTCAGCAACCGGGTACAGATCGTGGTTTTGTATTAGATATTTATAAGTTAGATAATTCCTTTAATATGATTATTAATGGGGTTCGCCTACATACTGAGGAATTGGAATTTCAAATTTCGGGAACTACAGGACAAAATGTGCGCTTTAAAGCAGATGGAGCAAGATGGGAATTGAATGGTATTGTTGATATTTGGAAAATAAATAATACAGAAACGATTGATTTAATTACCAGAGAAAATAACCCTACTCCTGCTGTACGGGTATCCATTGACAAGAATGGGAATGTTAAACTTTCTGGAAAGCGTTCAACCACAGATGCTCTTGAAGAATTAGAAGTTTTTAATAGAGCGACAAATGCGGTAGTTCCCTTGACTATCGTTCCGTGGAATACAGGGGCTGACAATGTAATTCAAGTGACACAATCCGTTTCTGGACCCACGCAAATACAAGGATTTGGCTATGGGTTATCGGTTAGAGAATGTGAAAATATAGATTTATCTCTTGTTAAGGAGGTAAAGAAACAAGAAGAAGGAGAAGCTGTTTTTTTGTTGACGGTAAAAAATAATAGTGATAAATTCGATGATGATCAGGTAAAGGTGGAGGACTTGCTTCCTTCCGGATATGAATTTATTGCTTATACCGCTTCACAAGGAACCTATGATGAAGTTACGGGTATTTGGGAAGTAGGTACATTAACTACACAACAAACGGCGACAATAGAAATACGGGTAAAGATTAAATCGAAAGGGGAGTATATGAATGAAGCTTCAGTTTCGGGGTCTTATCCTGATCGAAATTTAGAAAATAATAATTCCAAGGCTATCGTTGCTTTAGGTAAATTGACATTTACTAAAAAATTCGTAGACAAGGATTATATTTTGGTTGGCGATTTAATCGAGTATACAATTGTAGTCAAAAATGTGGGGCAAACAATTGTAGAAGATATTGTCTTAGTCGATGAAAATGCAAATCAAGGGTCATTAATTCCTGCGGAAATAAAGAGGTTAAGCCCCGGAGAAGAAGTTGCTGTAAAGGCTTTGCACACCATTACGTTGGAGGATTTTAGAGCAAAAAAAGTAATAAATCAAGCCGCTTTAGTGGGACAGACAAGTAGCGGTACGCTTACTTTGGTATCAGATGATCCGACAACGGCAATGCGCAATGATCCAACGATTACACCTATAAAATATCAAGCTGATTTACACGCTGTTAAGGATGATTCCGCTTCCTATTATAAACCAGGTCAAACAACAACGTACCAAATTGTTGTGGAGAATAAAGGACCAGGGTCAGCTATAGATGTAAAAGTAGAAGATCCTATGCCAATGATAGACAAAAAAAAATGGACCAGTTCACTTGGAACTTCAGGAATCGGAGATTTAAATGAAGTGATTCCCTTTTTACAGGTTGGGGATAAAGTAACGTATACGGTGGAAATAGAAATTCCAGCATCGCATCGCGGAAAATTCATTAATACAGTTTATGTTGCTGCTGAAGATAATGAAGACCCCGTACTCCCATGTGAAACCTGTACGGATATCAATTATCAAGAAATGTTTATTCCGCGGGGTATTTCTCCAAATTTAGATGGAAAGAATGATGTGTTTGATTTAAGTGATTACGATATTGCTCAGGTGAAAATATTTAATAGACTAGGAATAGAAGTGTACAGTGCGAGTCCATATAAAAATGAATGGTATGGACAACATGCTTCCAGTAGTACTTTGCTTCCATCGGGTACGTATTTTTATATTATACACAATATTTTAGGAGATAAACATACAGGATGGATTCAACTGTTGTATTAA
- the pyrR gene encoding bifunctional pyr operon transcriptional regulator/uracil phosphoribosyltransferase PyrR, with product MNPKVLLTSKEIDIILHRLACQLVENHLDFSDTLLIGIQPRGKYLAKRIKAILETEYKITDVPLGYLDITFFRDDFRRNQKPLEANRTEIDFLVEDKKVVFIDDVLYTGRSIRAALTAIQSFGRPAEIELLVLIDRRFSRHLPIQPDYRGRQVDAFDQEAVRVHWSEDGASDCIYLEEFDNN from the coding sequence ATGAATCCAAAAGTATTACTTACTTCAAAAGAGATTGATATTATTCTTCATCGTTTGGCCTGTCAGTTGGTGGAAAATCACTTGGATTTTTCCGATACGCTACTGATTGGTATTCAACCCCGTGGTAAATATTTAGCCAAGCGAATCAAAGCCATTTTGGAAACTGAATACAAGATTACAGATGTTCCGTTGGGATATTTGGATATCACGTTTTTCCGCGATGATTTTAGGAGAAATCAAAAGCCACTTGAAGCAAATCGAACTGAAATTGACTTTCTTGTTGAAGATAAGAAAGTAGTTTTTATTGATGATGTTTTATATACAGGACGTAGCATTCGAGCTGCTTTAACTGCCATTCAATCGTTTGGACGACCTGCGGAAATTGAATTATTGGTGTTAATAGACCGAAGATTTAGCCGTCATTTGCCTATTCAACCTGATTATAGAGGAAGACAAGTAGATGCCTTTGACCAAGAAGCTGTACGCGTGCATTGGTCTGAAGATGGCGCAAGCGATTGCATCTATTTGGAAGAATTTGACAATAATTAA
- a CDS encoding aspartate carbamoyltransferase catalytic subunit has translation MKELSVNHLLGIKYINKADIDLIFETADHFKEVINRPIKKVPSLRDITIANIFFENSTRTKLSFELAQKRLSADVISFSSAQSSVKKGETLIDTVNNILAMKVDMVVMRHSNPGAAYFLSKNVKASIVNAGDGAHEHPTQALLDSYSIRERLGDVAGKKVVIVGDILHSRVALSNIFALQMQGAEVRVCGPKTLIPKYIESLGVKVESNLRKALEWCDVANMLRVQNERLDFSYFPNTREYAQQFGLTKEILDSLDKEIVVMHPGPINRGVEITSDVADSQQSVILDQVENGVAIRMAVIYLLASKIK, from the coding sequence ATGAAAGAATTAAGTGTAAATCACCTATTAGGAATAAAATATATAAACAAAGCGGATATTGATTTGATTTTTGAAACAGCAGATCATTTTAAAGAAGTAATCAATAGACCCATTAAAAAAGTACCTTCACTGCGCGATATTACCATTGCCAATATCTTTTTTGAAAATAGTACGCGAACAAAACTGTCTTTTGAATTAGCTCAAAAGCGTTTATCAGCGGATGTGATCAGTTTTTCTTCTGCTCAATCTTCCGTTAAAAAAGGAGAAACCTTAATCGATACCGTAAATAATATCTTAGCAATGAAAGTGGACATGGTAGTTATGCGTCATAGCAATCCAGGAGCCGCTTATTTTTTGTCTAAAAATGTAAAGGCGAGTATTGTAAATGCAGGTGATGGTGCACATGAACACCCTACACAAGCACTTTTGGATAGTTATTCTATTCGCGAAAGATTAGGGGATGTTGCAGGTAAAAAAGTGGTGATTGTCGGAGATATCTTGCACTCACGTGTTGCTTTATCCAATATTTTTGCCCTGCAAATGCAAGGGGCTGAAGTGCGCGTTTGCGGACCTAAAACGTTAATTCCCAAATATATTGAAAGCTTGGGAGTGAAGGTAGAGTCCAATTTGAGAAAAGCACTAGAGTGGTGTGATGTAGCCAATATGCTACGCGTGCAAAATGAGCGTTTGGACTTCAGTTACTTCCCCAATACCAGAGAGTACGCCCAACAGTTTGGTTTGACTAAAGAAATTCTAGATTCTCTAGATAAGGAGATTGTGGTTATGCACCCAGGACCAATTAATAGAGGAGTGGAAATTACTTCGGATGTGGCTGATTCACAGCAATCTGTTATTTTGGATCAAGTAGAAAATGGAGTAGCGATTCGCATGGCAGTTATTTATCTTTTGGCATCCAAGATTAAATAA
- a CDS encoding DNA mismatch repair protein MutS encodes MLSKGDYVQVLDEDEEGIISQIQGDQVTIETKDGFVLNYKPSELLKIEKEQEVDFKSASTKGSIQEALQSKVEPKKRSFVKEKKSRKDEFILEVDLHIEKLTKDYKRMEKHDMLTLQLDTARGQLEFAIRNRIPRIVLIHGVGEGVLKAELEFLFSRYAEVVAEDANYQKYGVGATQIYIKQNPNR; translated from the coding sequence ATGTTAAGTAAAGGAGATTACGTACAAGTCTTAGACGAAGATGAAGAGGGAATCATATCCCAAATTCAAGGCGATCAAGTTACGATCGAAACAAAAGATGGTTTTGTATTAAATTACAAACCTTCAGAATTGCTTAAGATAGAAAAGGAACAAGAAGTAGATTTTAAATCTGCTAGTACTAAAGGCTCTATTCAAGAAGCATTGCAAAGTAAGGTAGAACCCAAAAAACGTTCGTTTGTCAAAGAAAAGAAATCGCGTAAAGATGAGTTTATTCTCGAGGTTGATTTACACATTGAAAAATTAACGAAGGATTATAAACGCATGGAGAAACACGATATGTTGACGTTACAGTTAGATACAGCCAGAGGTCAATTGGAGTTCGCCATTCGCAACCGCATTCCGCGTATTGTATTAATACACGGCGTAGGAGAAGGCGTGCTCAAAGCAGAGTTAGAATTTCTCTTTAGCCGATATGCTGAGGTTGTTGCAGAAGATGCAAACTATCAGAAATACGGCGTGGGAGCAACGCAAATTTACATCAAGCAAAATCCAAATCGATAG
- a CDS encoding ribonuclease Z, with translation MKLTILGCYAATPRTMTNPTSQVLELNGHMFLIDAGEGTQIQLRKKKIKFQRINHIFISHLHGDHLYGLIGLISTYSLLNRQSDLHVYGPKGIKEIILLQLRLSNSFTGYNLYFHELESKESQVVFEDDRVIVRTIPLDHRVYTNGYLFESKPGDRKLRIGAIEDLGIDRCYYQKIKQGGDITLDDGTVVRNQTITYDPEPTESYAFCSDTYYSEAVVPIIKEVDVLYHESTFLESEAHYTERTKHCTAKQAATIAKLANVKTLVLGHYSTRYDDITLFKTEAAEVFDGTILNADDGVIFDFSK, from the coding sequence TTGAAACTTACTATATTAGGTTGTTATGCAGCTACACCGAGAACCATGACCAATCCAACCTCTCAGGTTTTAGAGCTAAATGGACATATGTTCTTGATTGATGCAGGTGAAGGGACTCAAATTCAATTGAGAAAAAAGAAAATTAAGTTCCAGCGTATTAACCATATTTTTATTTCCCATTTACACGGCGATCACCTCTATGGTTTAATCGGTTTGATTTCTACTTATTCTTTGTTGAATAGACAAAGTGATTTGCACGTTTACGGACCCAAGGGAATTAAAGAGATTATCTTATTGCAATTGCGATTGAGTAACTCGTTTACGGGATATAATTTGTACTTCCACGAATTAGAAAGCAAAGAAAGCCAAGTTGTCTTTGAAGATGATCGCGTCATCGTACGCACTATTCCACTCGATCATCGGGTATATACCAATGGATATTTGTTTGAATCAAAACCTGGAGATCGAAAGTTGAGAATCGGTGCGATTGAAGATTTGGGAATTGATCGTTGTTACTATCAAAAAATCAAACAAGGAGGAGATATCACACTTGATGATGGTACGGTTGTGCGCAATCAAACGATTACGTATGATCCGGAACCAACAGAAAGTTATGCTTTTTGCTCAGATACCTATTATTCTGAGGCGGTTGTTCCCATTATCAAAGAAGTTGATGTATTGTACCATGAAAGTACTTTTTTAGAATCAGAAGCACATTATACCGAACGCACAAAGCACTGTACGGCTAAACAAGCCGCGACAATTGCAAAATTGGCGAATGTGAAAACGTTAGTCTTAGGACATTATTCTACTAGATACGACGATATTACTCTTTTTAAAACAGAAGCAGCAGAAGTTTTTGACGGAACGATACTAAATGCCGATGATGGTGTTATCTTTGATTTCTCTAAATAA
- a CDS encoding DUF5694 domain-containing protein, translating to MKKILLFLLCISPILAFSQQKNKILLVGTFHFHLVTSQFGVEFDLNKKQTELDEIADQIAAYKPTKIFVEWEYTKQKELNELFNLYLKDNSLELVRQKYGKNETMYTESEIQQLGFRIANKLNHKKLYAFDYLIPEPNDTIMNAIQQYNQIDLMQEIQQDFGEYGQKIINTFQTTTSIKDLLFFFNSKELEQQLNTGYISLFNKVGSIDDFSGAYFVSERYKRNLYMYSLIQKQLEKTDERILVLVGAQHAAGFSEFISNDKNIENVELKTLVK from the coding sequence ATGAAAAAAATTCTACTCTTCCTTTTGTGCATTTCTCCTATTCTAGCATTTTCACAACAAAAAAATAAAATACTTCTCGTCGGCACCTTCCATTTTCACTTAGTTACATCTCAATTTGGCGTTGAATTTGACCTAAATAAAAAACAAACGGAGTTAGATGAAATAGCAGATCAAATTGCGGCTTATAAACCTACCAAGATTTTTGTTGAATGGGAATATACCAAACAAAAAGAATTAAATGAACTGTTTAATCTATATTTAAAAGACAACTCTTTGGAACTTGTTAGACAGAAATATGGAAAAAACGAAACAATGTATACAGAAAGTGAAATTCAACAATTAGGTTTTAGAATTGCAAACAAATTAAATCACAAAAAACTATATGCTTTTGACTATCTTATTCCTGAGCCTAATGATACAATAATGAATGCAATTCAGCAATACAATCAAATAGATCTCATGCAAGAGATACAACAAGATTTTGGTGAATATGGTCAAAAAATAATAAATACATTCCAAACAACTACTTCTATTAAAGATTTGCTCTTCTTTTTTAATTCCAAAGAATTAGAGCAACAATTAAACACAGGTTACATCTCCTTATTTAATAAAGTAGGATCAATTGATGATTTTTCAGGAGCTTATTTTGTATCTGAACGCTATAAACGCAATCTCTATATGTATTCCTTGATACAAAAGCAACTGGAGAAAACGGATGAACGTATTTTAGTTCTTGTAGGTGCTCAACATGCTGCAGGATTTTCTGAATTTATTTCAAATGATAAAAACATAGAAAACGTTGAATTAAAAACACTTGTCAAGTGA
- a CDS encoding GNAT family N-acetyltransferase — protein MITLVPYHPNYFEALTSYDLDEQQAAFALTPKYILTNPTIMSNKLRTQYCILYQQEPVGFFSLDVSDDRLLYTTNTQSILLRALSIMPQFQGRGIAKAALLQLPDLIHKHYVDIQELVFGVNYENTNAYHLYIKTGYCDSGRTYQGVKGPQHCMFKNLI, from the coding sequence ATGATTACCCTCGTTCCCTATCACCCTAATTATTTTGAGGCCTTGACCTCTTATGATTTAGATGAACAACAAGCTGCTTTCGCCTTAACACCTAAATACATTCTAACCAACCCAACAATCATGAGCAACAAATTGCGCACGCAGTATTGTATTTTGTATCAACAAGAGCCTGTGGGATTTTTCTCTTTGGATGTATCCGATGATCGACTCCTCTACACCACAAATACACAATCCATTTTATTACGCGCATTATCGATCATGCCTCAATTTCAGGGAAGGGGAATTGCAAAAGCCGCACTTCTACAACTACCAGACTTGATCCACAAACACTATGTCGATATTCAAGAACTCGTTTTTGGAGTAAATTACGAAAACACAAACGCCTATCACTTGTACATTAAAACAGGATATTGCGATTCCGGCAGAACCTATCAAGGGGTTAAAGGTCCTCAACACTGTATGTTTAAAAACCTCATATAA
- a CDS encoding META domain-containing protein, with amino-acid sequence MNKIYLTLLFLLLLIPSVQAQIPQDSVLNTTWILTRATNTLPIQRQTTLQINTVKYEIKGFGGCNNYTLPIKEIKERKHYTQITTDAIITNDNRCTKNVNDFEQAFLLALSNQKLRVNTDDATLTIVNENKQTFTFSMQPQNPLLNYIEKHAWKLIQLQGNSNRVYHPYLTFDFQNNTVIGYTGCSYFTGKVAISNTFNKIQFFDLEVTKKTCASTNRKVVEKDFIQLLEGETFSFDVAEQTLNLYQDNKLFFMFGFIPKQMTSE; translated from the coding sequence ATGAATAAAATATACCTTACTCTCCTGTTTTTACTGCTTCTTATTCCGTCTGTACAAGCTCAGATTCCTCAGGATTCTGTGCTTAATACCACGTGGATTTTAACTCGAGCAACAAATACACTCCCGATTCAACGACAAACTACGTTGCAAATTAATACGGTAAAATACGAGATTAAGGGATTTGGAGGATGTAATAATTACACCTTACCGATCAAAGAAATCAAAGAAAGAAAACACTATACACAAATTACAACGGATGCCATCATCACCAATGACAATCGCTGCACCAAAAACGTCAACGATTTTGAGCAGGCTTTTTTACTGGCTTTGAGCAATCAAAAGCTTCGCGTCAACACAGATGATGCAACCTTGACTATTGTAAATGAAAACAAGCAAACGTTTACATTTTCCATGCAACCGCAAAATCCTCTGCTCAATTACATCGAGAAACACGCGTGGAAACTCATTCAACTTCAGGGAAACAGCAATCGAGTTTACCATCCTTATTTGACTTTTGACTTCCAAAACAATACAGTTATTGGCTATACGGGTTGTAGTTATTTTACGGGTAAGGTTGCCATTAGCAATACCTTTAATAAAATACAGTTTTTCGATTTAGAAGTGACAAAGAAAACCTGTGCCTCTACCAATCGAAAAGTGGTTGAGAAGGATTTTATTCAACTGCTTGAAGGGGAAACTTTTTCCTTTGACGTAGCAGAACAAACCCTTAATTTGTATCAAGACAACAAGCTGTTTTTCATGTTTGGCTTCATTCCTAAGCAAATGACTTCAGAATAA
- a CDS encoding MFS transporter: MNSLSTKTNYPALYTLVTVFFFWGFFAAGNSIFIPFCKAFFDLDQFQSQLIDFSFYTAYYFGALLLFLVSAWKKRDIVSNWGYKRSIVYGLLFSTGGAIAMIWAVQISVYAALLVGLFIVALGFSLQQIAANPFAISLGDPKTGTSRVSLGGGINSLGTTIGPLLMAYVLYGSTKTLTDDQIQHLSLDSMTLLYGAVGGLFLLAALLFFFSKKIPDSKSSAEIKPAKKAIGLLVSMTVLLVAVFIPVFNTYKSEAYLQVTNLQKQQQELKITVEQETTGTTKTVDEGDVYKIQAEIKQLLTPLENKRIYLLGSALLIIVGSIAFAYVSSQRNKEGWGAMQYPQLLLGMLAIFAYVGVEVGIGSNLGELLKLEEFGSLQAVEIAPYVSMYWGSLMIGRWAGAVSVFQLSKRKELIALIAVPFLAYFVILGANYFAGNEVEHLYYYSLCVVVQIVFSFWSKNKSARTMVLFSLFGLLAMIVGLLSSGMLAIYAFLAGGLACSVLWPAIFNIAIMGLGKYTAQGSSFLIMMILGGGILPPIQGKLADIIGIHESYIVNAVCFGYLLIFGIIAKKVLAKQGIAIDDVG; the protein is encoded by the coding sequence ATGAATTCACTGTCTACCAAAACAAATTATCCTGCTTTATATACTTTAGTAACTGTGTTTTTCTTCTGGGGATTTTTCGCCGCAGGAAATAGTATTTTTATTCCATTTTGTAAAGCTTTCTTTGATTTAGATCAGTTTCAATCCCAATTGATTGACTTTTCTTTTTATACCGCTTATTATTTTGGCGCTTTACTCCTTTTTTTGGTTAGTGCTTGGAAAAAGCGCGATATCGTAAGCAATTGGGGATATAAACGCTCCATTGTGTATGGCTTACTTTTTTCAACCGGTGGGGCTATAGCGATGATTTGGGCCGTGCAGATTAGTGTTTATGCCGCTTTATTGGTAGGATTGTTTATTGTTGCTTTGGGCTTTTCCTTGCAGCAAATTGCAGCCAATCCCTTTGCTATTTCTCTTGGAGATCCCAAAACAGGAACGAGTCGAGTGAGTTTAGGTGGTGGAATCAATTCACTCGGAACAACCATTGGACCGCTGTTAATGGCGTATGTTTTGTACGGAAGTACTAAAACATTAACTGATGATCAAATTCAACACCTGAGTTTGGATTCTATGACATTGCTCTATGGTGCTGTTGGTGGTTTATTCCTCTTAGCAGCTTTGTTGTTTTTCTTCTCTAAAAAAATACCAGATAGCAAGAGTAGTGCAGAAATTAAACCTGCAAAAAAAGCAATTGGGTTGTTGGTGAGTATGACCGTATTGTTAGTTGCTGTTTTTATTCCCGTTTTTAATACCTATAAAAGTGAAGCATATCTTCAAGTAACAAACCTTCAAAAACAACAACAAGAGTTAAAGATTACCGTAGAACAAGAAACAACAGGTACTACAAAGACTGTAGATGAAGGGGATGTGTATAAAATACAAGCGGAAATAAAACAACTATTAACGCCTTTAGAGAATAAGCGTATTTATCTTTTAGGTAGTGCTTTACTCATTATTGTTGGGAGTATCGCTTTTGCCTATGTTTCAAGCCAACGAAATAAAGAAGGTTGGGGAGCGATGCAGTACCCTCAATTACTCTTGGGAATGCTAGCTATTTTTGCTTATGTAGGGGTTGAGGTTGGCATTGGAAGTAACTTAGGTGAGCTTTTAAAATTGGAGGAATTTGGCTCTCTGCAAGCCGTTGAAATTGCCCCTTATGTGTCGATGTATTGGGGAAGCTTAATGATTGGACGTTGGGCTGGGGCTGTCAGTGTATTTCAATTGAGTAAGCGAAAGGAACTAATTGCCTTAATTGCTGTACCTTTTTTAGCCTATTTTGTAATTTTAGGAGCAAATTATTTTGCGGGAAATGAGGTCGAACATTTGTATTATTACAGCTTGTGTGTTGTTGTTCAAATTGTTTTTTCATTTTGGAGCAAAAATAAATCAGCGCGAACCATGGTGCTTTTTAGCTTATTTGGTTTATTGGCTATGATTGTCGGACTTCTATCTAGTGGAATGCTCGCTATTTATGCCTTTTTAGCTGGTGGATTGGCGTGTAGCGTGCTGTGGCCTGCAATTTTTAATATCGCAATTATGGGGTTAGGGAAATACACAGCTCAAGGTTCGTCTTTTTTGATTATGATGATTTTAGGTGGAGGAATATTGCCTCCAATTCAAGGTAAATTAGCCGATATTATCGGTATTCACGAGTCTTATATCGTCAATGCGGTTTGTTTTGGATACCTGTTAATCTTTGGTATTATCGCCAAGAAGGTATTGGCAAAACAGGGGATTGCCATTGATGATGTTGGGTAA
- a CDS encoding ribonuclease Z yields the protein MKVIEKGHTKVIQIGTETIVEVLHKIEEQYQSLFKTFNLVIDVSSSQEEVTEEILESIEALAVEHMEEANKSFVIVTTAVNFNDFDGDLIVVPTKQEAFDLIEMDEIQRDLEL from the coding sequence ATGAAAGTTATAGAAAAAGGACACACTAAAGTTATCCAAATTGGAACGGAAACGATAGTAGAGGTATTGCATAAAATAGAAGAACAGTATCAAAGTTTATTTAAAACGTTTAACCTAGTAATCGACGTATCAAGTTCACAAGAAGAGGTGACGGAAGAAATCCTAGAATCCATTGAGGCCTTGGCAGTTGAACATATGGAAGAAGCAAACAAATCTTTTGTTATCGTCACAACAGCAGTGAACTTTAACGATTTTGATGGAGATCTGATTGTTGTACCAACCAAACAAGAAGCTTTCGATTTAATTGAAATGGACGAAATTCAACGCGATTTAGAATTATAA
- the pdxH gene encoding pyridoxamine 5'-phosphate oxidase, translated as MNDLSNYRKSYDKQVLIEAEVNPNPMMQFRQWFCEVEDFGGVEEVNAMTVSSIGLDGFPKARVVLLKSYDENGFVFFTNYDSEKGRAITANPHICLSFFWPSMERQVIIKGIAKKVSEIQSNNYFDSRPLGSRLGAIVSNQSEVIESYDCLVQSLKALEQTATEDNVQRPKNWGGFCVEPVSIEFWQGRPNRLHDRIRYTLTADQLDWKVERLAP; from the coding sequence ATGAACGATTTAAGTAATTATAGAAAATCATATGACAAGCAAGTATTAATCGAGGCGGAGGTCAATCCCAATCCGATGATGCAATTTCGTCAGTGGTTTTGTGAGGTAGAGGATTTCGGCGGAGTGGAAGAAGTGAATGCCATGACCGTTTCTTCTATTGGGTTGGATGGATTTCCAAAAGCTAGAGTAGTTTTATTGAAATCCTATGATGAAAACGGCTTTGTTTTTTTTACGAATTACGATTCGGAGAAAGGCAGAGCAATAACAGCGAATCCTCATATTTGTTTGTCTTTTTTTTGGCCTTCCATGGAGCGTCAAGTCATCATCAAGGGAATTGCGAAAAAAGTAAGTGAGATTCAATCGAACAACTACTTCGATAGTCGCCCTTTAGGGAGTAGACTAGGAGCTATTGTCTCTAATCAAAGTGAAGTCATCGAATCTTATGATTGTTTAGTACAATCCTTGAAAGCATTAGAACAAACAGCAACTGAAGATAATGTTCAGCGCCCAAAAAACTGGGGAGGATTTTGTGTGGAGCCTGTGAGTATTGAATTCTGGCAAGGAAGACCCAATCGCTTACACGATCGCATTCGCTATACGCTCACTGCGGATCAGTTGGATTGGAAAGTGGAACGTTTAGCGCCTTAA
- a CDS encoding NADPH-dependent FMN reductase, with product MKALIFNGSLDEESFRTSRRIAQFYADEFIKANLEVEQVHLSDYQIPIFQAKHMETPPQDVTRFIDAFRSADVMVWLTPLYHGGMTGVMKNALDWLELTARDTPAYLTNKVIGFTCWSAGNQAMQGIQGLDNVAKALRAWSLPYSIPISNMDLYINNELSDVYQKKMSMLAQLLIDSNNR from the coding sequence ATGAAAGCTTTAATTTTTAATGGTTCTTTGGATGAAGAATCTTTTAGAACGTCACGACGTATTGCACAATTCTATGCGGACGAATTCATAAAGGCTAACCTAGAGGTAGAACAAGTACACTTATCTGATTATCAGATCCCTATATTCCAAGCAAAACACATGGAAACCCCTCCTCAAGATGTTACCCGATTTATTGATGCCTTCCGTTCTGCGGATGTCATGGTTTGGTTAACTCCTTTGTATCACGGTGGGATGACGGGTGTAATGAAAAATGCTTTGGACTGGTTAGAATTGACCGCTCGCGACACCCCAGCGTATTTAACCAACAAAGTAATTGGCTTTACTTGTTGGTCTGCAGGAAATCAAGCGATGCAGGGAATTCAGGGATTGGATAATGTAGCTAAAGCACTAAGAGCCTGGTCTTTGCCTTACAGCATTCCCATTAGCAATATGGATTTGTACATAAATAATGAATTATCTGACGTATATCAGAAAAAAATGAGTATGTTAGCACAACTTTTAATCGATAGCAATAATCGATAA